From Poecile atricapillus isolate bPoeAtr1 chromosome 11, bPoeAtr1.hap1, whole genome shotgun sequence, one genomic window encodes:
- the HACD3 gene encoding very-long-chain (3R)-3-hydroxyacyl-CoA dehydratase 3, with product MAGPSLRPHVHWAQRHRELFLRVDLSDVRNPDITITDNVLRFRAQGHGAKGDNIYEFEIEFLEPVEPKPVCRMTQRQLNITVQKKESNWWERLTKQEKRPLFLAPDFDRWLDESDAEMELKEKEEEKINKMKIDSRVPKDPFKHLKKGYLIMYNLVQFLGFSWIFVNMTVRLFILGKDSFYDTFHTISDMMYFCQTLALMEIMNSLIGLVRTPLIPSVVQVFGRNFVLFVILGSLEEMQSKPVVFFIFYFWSISELFRYPYYMLSCIGIEWKPLTWLRYTVWIPLYPLGGLAEAVCIVQSIPIFSETGKFSLGLPNPLNVTIQFPFVLQIFLIALFLGVFVNFRHLYKQRKHHLGPKKRKMK from the exons ATGGCGGGGCCCAGCCTGCGGCCGCACGTGCACTGGGCACAGCGGCACCGCGAGCTCTTCCTGCGCGTGGACCTCAGCGACGTCCGG AACCCGGACATCACCATCACCGACAATGTCCTGCGCTTCAGAG CTCAGGGTCACGGTGCCAAAGGAGACAACATCTATGAATTTGAGATCGAATTCCTCGAGCCAGTTGAGCCTAAA CCTGTGTGCAGGATGACCCAAAGACAGCTGAACATCACTGTGCAGAAGAAAGAGAGTAACTGGTGGGAGAGGCTGACCAAGCAGGAGAAGCGCCCACTCTTCCTGGCACCCGATTTCGACCGCTGGTTGGACGAGTCAGATGCTGAAATGGAACTGAAGGAGAAG gaagaagaaaagattaacaaaatgaaaatagattCCAGAGTCCCAAAAGACC CTTTCAAACACCTGAAGAAGGGATACCTAATCATGTATAATCTTGTACAGTTTTTGGGATTCTCTTGGATTTTTGTGAACATGACAGTTCGACTGTTCATCTTAGGAAAAG ATTCCTTCTATGACACATTTCACACTATTTCTGATATGATGTATTTCTGTCAGACCCTGGCATTAATGGAGATCATGAATTCACTAATAGGACTAGTCAGAACACCACTGATACCTTCTGTAGTGCAG gTATTTGGAAGAAACTTTGTTTTGTTCGTTATCCTTGGAAGCTTGGAGGAAATGCAGAGCAAACCTGTGGTgttcttcatattttatttctggagTATCTCTGAGCTGTTCAG GTATCCCTATTACATGCTTTCCTGCATTGGCATTGAATGGAAACCACTCACCTGGCTCCGTTACACTGTCTGGATCCCTCTCTACCCCTTAGGGGGCTTGGCAGAAG CTGTCTGTATTGTTCAATCCATTCCAATCTTCAGTGAAACAGGGAAATTTAGCTTGGGATTGCCAAATCCACTGAACGTCACAATCCAGTTTCCATTTGTGCTTCAAATATTTCTTATAGCCTTGTTTTTAG GAGTATTTGTAAACTTCCGTCACCTCTACAAGCAAAGGAAACATCACCTTGGACCAAAGAAGAGAAAGATGAAATGA
- the DPP8 gene encoding dipeptidyl peptidase 8 isoform X2: protein MAAAMETEQPGLEIFETAGREEQVPREEQPKLEPFYVERHSWSQLRKLLTDTRKYHGYMMAKAPHDFTFVKKNDPEGPHSDRIYYLAMSGENRENTLFYSEIPKTINKAAVLLLSWKPLLDLFPAILDYGMYSREEELLRERKRIGTVGIASYDYHRESGTFLFQAGSGIYHVKDGGPHGFTQQPLRPILVETSCPNIRMDPKLCPADPNWIAFIHCNDIWISNIESREERRLTFVHNELANVEEDPKSAGVATFVLQEEFDRYTGYWWCPKAQPTLDGGKVLQILYEENDESEVEIIHVTSPMLETRRTDSFRYPKTGTANPKVTFKISEVTINAEGRIADVVDKELVQPFEILFEGVEYIARAGWTPEGKYIWSILLDRSQTRLQIVLIPPALFIPTEDDAMERQKLIDAVPDSVTPFIIYEETTDIWINIHDIFHVFPQTHEDEIEFIFASECKTGFRHLYKVTSVLKESKYKRSCGGLPAPSDFKCLIKEEIAITSGEWEVLGRHGSNIYVDEAKKLVYFQGTKDTPLEHHLYVVNYENPGEVKRLTERGYSHACCVSQDCDMFISKYSNQKNPHCVSLYRLSGSEDDAAHRTKEFWATILDSAGPLPDYIPPEVFSFESSTGFTLYGMMYKPHNLQPGKKYPTVLFIYGGPQVQLVNNRFKGIKYFRLNTLASLGYVVVVIDNRGSCHRGLKFEGAFKYKMGQIEIDDQVEGLQYLASQYDFIDLERVGIHGWSYGGYLSLMALTQRWP, encoded by the exons ATGGCAGCAGCCATGGAAACTGAACAGCCGGGCCTGGAAATCTTTGAGACTGCAGGTCGTGAGGAGCAGGTCCCGAGAGAGGAGCAGCCAAAACTGGAACCTTTCTATGTAGAGAGGCATTCCTGGAGCCAGCTTCGGAAACTGCTCACAGATACACGGAAGTATCATGGATACATGATGGCAAAAGCCCCTCATGATTTCACATTTGTGAAGAAAAATGATCCCGAAGGACCGCATTCCGATAGGATCTACTATCTGG CAATGTCTGGGGAGAACAGGGAGAATACGCTCTTCTACTCTGAAATTCCCAAAACCATAAACAAAGCTGCCgtcctgctgctttcctggaAGCCACTTCTGGATCTTTTTCCG GCCATCCTGGACTATGGGATGTACTCCCGGGAGGAGGAGTTGCTGCGGGAGAGGAAGCGGATCGGCACCGTTGGGATTGCCTCTTATGATTACCACAGAGAGAGCGGCACCTTCCTGTTCCAGGCAGGGAGTGGGATTTATCATGTGAAAGATGGAGGCCCCCATGGATTCACT CAACAGCCTTTAAGACCCATTCTGGTAGAGACCAGTTGTCCAAATATCCGGATGGATCCCAAGCTTTGTCCAGCTGATCCAAATTGGATTGCATTTATCCATTGCAATGACATCTGGATATCTAATATAGAATCCAGGGAAGAAAGGAGGCTGACATTTGTGCACAATG AACTGGCCAATGTTGAGGAGGATCCAAAATCTGCTGGCGTGGCTACTtttgtgctgcaggaggagtTTGACAGATACACTGGCTACTGGTGGTGCCCAAAGGCACAGCCCA CACTGGATGGGGGTAAAGTTCTTCAAATTCTTTATGAGGAAAATGATGAGTCAGAGGTGGAAATTATCCATGTCACATCACCCATGCTGGAGACAAGAAGAACAGATTCCTTCCGGTACCCCAAAACTG GTACAGCAAACCCAAAGGTTACTTTCAAGATCTCTGAAGTGACAATCAATGCAGAAGGCAGA ATTGCAGATGTTGTGGATAAAGAGCTAGTTCAGCCCTTCGAGATCCTCTTTGAAGGAGTAGAGTACATTGCTAGAGCTGGGTGGACGCCAGAAGGAAAATA CATCTGGTCTATCTTGCTGGATCGCTCCCAAACTCGGCTTCAGATAGTCCTGATCCCTCCTGCATTATTCATCCCCACAGAAGATGATGCAATGGAAAGACAGAAACTTATTGATGCTGTACCAGATTCTGTTACACCTTTCATTATTTATGAAGAAACGACAGACATCTGGATAAAT ATCCATGATATCTTCCATGTCTTCCCTCAAACCCATGAGGATGAGATAGAGTTCATTTTTGCCTCTGAGTGCAAAACAGGCTTCCGGCACCTGTACAAAGTCACCTCGGTTCTGAAGGAGAGCAAGTACAAACGCTCCTGTGGAGGCCTCCCTGCTCCGA GTGACTTCAAGTGCCTCATCAAAGAGGAGATAGCAATTACCAGTGGGGAATGGGAAGTGCTTGGCAGACATGGATCCAAT ATCTATGTGGATGAAGCCAAGAAACTGGTGTACTTTcaaggcacaaaagacacaccTCTGGAGCATCACTTGTACGTTGTTAACTACGAGAACCCCGGGGAGGTGAAGCGTCTGACAGAGCGCGGTTACTCGCACGCCTGCTGTGTCAGCCAG GACTGTGACATGTTCATCAGCAAGTACAGTAATCAGAAAAACCCCCACTGTGTGTCACTGTACCGGCTGTCAGGGTCAGAAGATGATGCAGCTCATAGGACTAAAGAATTCTGGGCTACCATTTTAGATTCAGCAG GTCCTCTTCCTGATTATATTCCCCCTGAAGTGTTCTCCTTCGAGAGCTCCACGGGGTTCACACTGTATGGAATGATGTACAAACCCCACAACCTGCAGCCTGGGAAGAAGTATCCCACAGTGCTCTTCATTTATGGAGGCCCTCAG GTACAGCTGGTGAACAATCGGTTTAAAGGAATCAAGTACTTCCGGCTGAACACTCTGGCCTCTTTAGGCTATGTTGTCGTTGTCATTGACAATAGGGGCTCCTGCCACCGAGGGCTGAAGTTTGAAGGGGCCTTTAAATACAAAATG ggacagaTAGAAATCGATGACCAGGTGGAAGGGCTGCAGTATTTGGC